From Maridesulfovibrio bastinii DSM 16055, the proteins below share one genomic window:
- a CDS encoding helix-turn-helix domain-containing protein, producing MMSAGAVNPHAGVKTGRKRRPFLIKEWMDAKGYEQKDIAAAAGIKAQSIVSRTIRGGANNRKVLTALRNMGCPEKYLALPDDMHFATSDS from the coding sequence ATGATGAGTGCGGGAGCAGTCAACCCTCATGCCGGAGTCAAAACAGGCAGAAAGCGTCGTCCATTCCTCATCAAAGAATGGATGGATGCAAAAGGTTATGAGCAGAAAGATATAGCGGCAGCTGCAGGTATAAAAGCTCAGTCTATTGTTAGCAGAACTATACGTGGAGGAGCTAATAATCGCAAAGTCCTCACTGCCCTCAGAAACATGGGGTGCCCGGAAAAGTATCTCGCTTTACCAGATGATATGCACTTTGCAACTTCAGACAGTTAA
- a CDS encoding DNA-binding protein, with translation MSKYYSTAEIAQCIELTVMTVTRRAKREGWPSRARSGKGGGKEYAFDGLPESVQTAILKAEAEKAPAIQIEDNKGPRLENLSDKKRATALARADLVALYTDHIDRATRGSKTDARAKFISAYQAGAWSRILEILGPNVSWKTIERWKLQLCKNKTVVAIADKRGIHNSSHSVMTDEHENILL, from the coding sequence ATGTCTAAATATTACTCCACCGCAGAAATAGCACAATGCATTGAATTAACAGTAATGACTGTTACTCGTCGTGCTAAACGTGAAGGTTGGCCGTCTCGTGCCCGTTCTGGCAAAGGCGGCGGCAAGGAGTATGCTTTTGATGGTCTACCGGAGTCAGTTCAGACCGCGATTTTGAAAGCTGAGGCTGAAAAAGCTCCAGCCATTCAAATTGAAGACAATAAGGGACCACGCCTAGAGAATTTATCAGATAAAAAACGCGCCACAGCTCTGGCCAGAGCCGATCTTGTTGCCCTCTACACTGATCATATTGACCGCGCGACAAGAGGCAGTAAGACGGACGCCAGAGCCAAATTTATTTCTGCGTATCAGGCTGGCGCATGGTCCCGCATTTTAGAAATACTCGGTCCCAATGTTTCCTGGAAAACAATTGAGCGTTGGAAGCTGCAACTATGTAAAAACAAAACAGTTGTAGCAATCGCTGATAAACGTGGCATCCATAATTCAAGTCATAGCGTTATGACGGATGAACACGAAAATATCTTACTG